tgttgaaaccaaaacaaattaacttaaactacattctgatactagaacaataaatagagagttagataaatgtcaatgaaagttaagtaggtataataaaatacgcatctacatttcaaaaacaatGTTAGGGGGGCCGTAGTTAAAACTgtcatgaaaactcgggtcacaaggTTGAGAAAGGCTGGTTAACACTAATGTGTGTATACTTGTGGACCGTTCATGAGGCACATATGGTAGCTGTGTGTAGAACATGATGGCGGACAGGTTGAGACATCCCCGTGAATCACCTTGCACATAAAGAGCATGTTCTGTGAATAAactgtttctgccattcaaatgttaacatcattttgactcaccctgtatatatatatttaaaaaaaaaagtacgttTGTGGCCTCAAAATGGGGGAGTTTAACGATCGATCAGAGACTTGAGAGGCTAAGAGGTGCCTGGTGGCTGAGCAGTTGACAGCTGCTAAGGAGCAGCTTGAAGACTCCCAACACCCAATAACAGCTCctgaggttttattttctttttctgaggaATTGAATTTATCACATGGGCTGAAACTgagtccagttttgttttttttattattttaaggatGCTGATACCCTTTCCTGATCTAACAGCGACTGAGTACACATCAAGGTAAGAGCCTTTGTGTTGTTTTacgtactttatttttatttatattttgttcttcttTGCATTCTCACAATAagaatcattagaacattagacgagaacaagccattcagcccaacaaagctcgccagtcctatccacttgtttcctccaagaaaacatcaagtcgagttttgaaagtccctaacgtcttactgtctaccacactacttggtcgcttattccaattgtctatcgttctttgtgtaaagaaaaacttcctaatgtttgtgtgaaattcacccttaacaagtttccaactgtgtccccgtgttcttgatgaactcattttaaaataacagtctcgatccactggactaattcccttcataattttaaacacttcagtcaggtcgcCTTTTAATCTTCTTCTCCTTAAacagtaaaggctcagctcttttattctttcctcataactcatcccctgtagccctgaatcagcctagtcgctcttctctggaccttctctagtgctgctatgtcctttctggagacccaaactgcacccaggactccagatgaggcctcaccaatgtgttataaagcttgagcagaacctcctgtgacttgtactccacagatcaaggcgctatataacatgacatcctgtttgccttcttaatggcttctgaacactgtctggcagttgatagcttagagtccactatgactcctaaatccttctcataaggtggtctctcgattttcagacctcccattgtgtattcaaacctcacatttttacttcctatgtgtaattctttacatttactgacattaaatttcatcttcccaagcctgcctgatacccaagtccttctgtgattatataacagattccaaatgatctgcaaatccacctatcttggtatcatctgcaaacttaaccagtttgttacttatattcctatctaaatcatttatataatcgTTTTAACTCtggactacatttttattttgtttttttagtgcaaacatttacttttttgttttgttattgtggaATAACAGCCTTCTTTTTTTGTACGTCTGCCTCTCTTATTACCCCCTCAGTCCTGGTTGGTCTCGGACTACTAGCAGGCCGTGTGCTTTAGTAGACATCTTGTGCCTACTAAAGAGACATCTTTTTAACTTTGTCTTCACGTAGGGTCTGTTTCTGTTTCAGACCTGCAAAGGGCTTCTCAGGGTGACACGGAGAGTTCACTGCATTTTAAATCTGTCATAAAAACGtgtaggcagcacggtggcgcagtggtagcgctgctgcctcgcagttaggagacccaggttcgcttcacgggtcctccctgtgtggagtttgcatgttctccccgtgtctgtgtgggtttcctccgggtactccggtttcctcccacactccaaagacatcctaaattgtcccgtgtgtgtgccctgtaccgtgtttgatcctgccttgcgccctgtgctggctgggattggctccagctgacccctgtgaccctgtgttcggattcagcaagttggataatggatggatggatggataaaattgtGTAGACAACAGTTGTCTGTTTTTTGGTTAATTAATGGAagttaacattaaaatgtttttttagagtGACTTTATAAAGTAACATTATCTTGAATTTTTCACAGATAAAAACGGCGCCTCCTTTCCCGTTGACGAGTCCATCCCAGGGCTCTCCATTGTGAGAAGGGGATCTTAGAACACAAGAGCAGACACTGGTGGGGCGAGAAGAGTTTCACACGGAACAATGGCCTCGGCCGACGGTGACGGCATGGATGAGAGACTGGCACACATTAAACAAGAGGAGTGTGAGTGGGGCGCACCCGAGGAGCTGGTTGTGAAGGTGGAGAACTGTGAAGGGAAGATTTTGGTTTttaaagaggaagaggaagaggaggagttcAAGGGTGAGACGGACCTTAAAGTTGAGGATTCTAAAGATTTCTTGGTTAGTCCGGGGCTGCACATCCACGAAACTGGGAATTGTTCCAAGCAAGATCTCTGTGAAGAGTCTCATTCCTGCTTACGGCATCGGGTCACTAATATGGGAGAGAATTCCGTGGTACTGAAATCCGAGTATGAAGAGAGGATCAATGAAGGGGACGGGCGAGAATCCGAAGGGCAGCCGTCGCCTAGGAACGTTGGGATGAGTAAGTAATGGCGTTCAATGTTAGCTGGAGTGCTGGTCATCTTGTTCTTTTTATTACGGGGTTACAAAGTGGGATACACAAGTGAGAGGCTGGCTGTCTGGTTGTATGACGAGCAACAATAACGAAACTCTTTAAAAACgtttacaataatctatgtatatataaatgcTTCATGCATTTAGTGGAAAATATGGATGTGCAAATAtgtataattttgatttttttttcttttcattttattgcaaagTCATTTTACAGGCAGTTTTCTCCATGATCACAGCTGTTTAATTCTTTAAGAGCACCACCATTTTGACTTTCTCGTATGCATCGCCTGGGGAGAGCATAGGAATCGTTATAAACTTCAACCTTGAGATTtggatgaatcttgatgtttcagaccttcctgagtctgaaaagaccatgttgttttttttttttgtttttttttttaaaaatgtggtctGACTGTGTGGAAACACAAGAAACTCGAAAAAAGCTTTGCCATCGGTCAGTGAGACTCCGTATGCCTGCTTTATATAAAATGAGGAATCCTGTCCACGTTTGGGCCACTTCTGGCAACCCAGAAGGCTTTTGCGATTTTTCAAGTAAACTCTTGttataattacaaatgtaattctacttcctggtgtggcggaagtgctgaggtccagggctcccaaggcacgggaacgcaactaggatggcggcccccacgtgatccagggcgcacGTAGACCCTCCTCTGGTCCCTCAAAGCGGGACGTCCTGGCTGGGTCATTgctcctggcatccctgactatatatatatatatatatatatgagagagagatagatatacatatatagatatagattaacACTTTCTCTCTGTTTTAGGTGTTTTGACCTCCCTAAGTGTGAAaagattattttcatggaaagtttgattataaacagAGAGAAATGATTGTGTATTGATATTATCAATTTGAGATTTGGGAAATATTGCAAAGCTGTAAGTGATGCGGATGACATTTTCCTCTATTTCATTACTTCCGTTTTTACTCATTCACAGCAACATGTGAATTTCTTTTCCTTTGGTTTTATAAAAAAGCACACCTGCTGTGTTAAacctttttgtgaaaatgtttatttgatgttaGGATTTTACAAATTTTCTACTTGTAGGTTGTCATAATTGCTACAacatatgaaaaattatttttgttttaacaatatgttaaatGTTTCTCGCCTCACATCTCTTCCGTCATCCTGTATTTAAACAGTACGctgtagacacggagcacacattaaatgtatgtgttTCAAATCGCGTCATATCCTTGCCTGTCTGATTCCTTACGACTCATTGCTAGATTAAAACTTCAATGCAGACTTGAGCTGGATGTGAGAGTTCTGGCTGCCAGAGTGCGGGCTGCATGCCACAAAACAAAAGTGCGTATTGGCGGGCAGTTGGCATGGAGGTAAGGAGTTAAGAGTTTCCTCACGTATGTCAGGGAAAATTTAGGATGGTCATGGGCAACAAATTGTAGGGTCCATTTTTGAAGATAACATATCCACTGCAGGGCCCTGTTTAAAGGTTATGGGGTACAGCTTGATAGAAATGACAGGGGCATCAGAAAATGAGGATTAAGAATATTGAACTAAACTGTTTCTTTCGTTGCAGTTTTACAGGAGAATGGCAGCTTCTCCTCATCACCATTTGCTCTTCAGTGCAGACTGCAACTCAAACGGGACACAGAAAGGATGCAGAGATCAGAAAATGTGATGCAAGCATCTTTACAGTGCTCTTCTTTACCTGCTGCCAAGCTGACAGAGACAGGAGTCGCCAACATTAATCAACAAATCTTTCATACAGATCAAGAAGGTGCCAGTCGGGGGCGtttaaaaactttgaaaaacaaatctgacTGCAAAGGTAAGTCTGTTCATAGAAAAGCAAAGCCGTATTCTTGTcctgaatttggaaaaaaattccCCTGCAACAGCAGTCTTCAGGCACACGAAAGAATCcatactggagaaaaacctcattgctgctctgaatgtggtaaacgatttTCTCAATTTGCAAATCTCCGAAGACATGCAATAGTTCActctggagaaaagccatatcgctgttctgaatgtggcaaacaattcctgCATAATGGCAATCTTCAGGTACAcatgagaattcacactggagaaaaacctcacagttgttctgaatgtggcaagcaattTTCTCAATTATCCAGTTTCCGAAGACATGCAAGAATCCACACGGGGGAAAAgccatatgtctgcactgaatgtggcaaacgattcactTGCAATACCCATCTTCAGTCTCATGTAaggattcatactggagagaagccatattgctgttgtgTATGTGGCAAACGATTCCCCGTTAACAGCAGACTTCAGAACCActtaagaattcacacaggagagaagccgtattgctgttctgTATGTGGCAGACAATTCACTGAGAGTAGCGCTCTTCGTCTGCACATGCGAATTCATACTAGAGAAAAGCCATATGGTTGTTCCGAGTGTGGCAAACGGTTCACGGATAGTAGTGGTCTTCGTCTGCACACACGGATTCATacgggagagaagccattttgctgttctgaatgtgggaaaagaTTCTCCCGTAACAGTAGTCTCCACAATCACATAAGAAGTCACACTGCTCTGCAGGTCCGAAATTGATAGAAGAGTTTCCCAAAGGACCCCAA
This genomic window from Polypterus senegalus isolate Bchr_013 chromosome 4, ASM1683550v1, whole genome shotgun sequence contains:
- the LOC120528139 gene encoding zinc finger protein OZF-like, translated to MASADGDGMDERLAHIKQEECEWGAPEELVVKVENCEGKILVFKEEEEEEEFKGETDLKVEDSKDFLVSPGLHIHETGNCSKQDLCEESHSCLRHRVTNMGENSVVLKSEYEERINEGDGRESEGQPSPRNVGMILQENGSFSSSPFALQCRLQLKRDTERMQRSENVMQASLQCSSLPAAKLTETGVANINQQIFHTDQEGASRGRLKTLKNKSDCKGKSVHRKAKPYSCPEFGKKFPCNSSLQAHERIHTGEKPHCCSECGKRFSQFANLRRHAIVHSGEKPYRCSECGKQFLHNGNLQVHMRIHTGEKPHSCSECGKQFSQLSSFRRHARIHTGEKPYVCTECGKRFTCNTHLQSHVRIHTGEKPYCCCVCGKRFPVNSRLQNHLRIHTGEKPYCCSVCGRQFTESSALRLHMRIHTREKPYGCSECGKRFTDSSGLRLHTRIHTGEKPFCCSECGKRFSRNSSLHNHIRSHTALQVRN